A single Paenibacillus kribbensis DNA region contains:
- a CDS encoding alpha/beta fold hydrolase, whose amino-acid sequence MKQRRRTWTRIVFWVISCLLLVVISGFVYEWIASKQDKSQYPPPGEMVDAGSHQLHIRKLGSGSPTILLESGSGESSLSWRDIPEKLSTFATVVSYDRAGYAWSEEAATPRTGENIVRELHVALKNADIQAPYILVGHSLGGMYSRLYAQTYEDEVAGMVLVDARPENDARRTQEIYTKERPKVNPSPLISILLKRSGAFRLFPNFMLTGRVEHQDRKSFVNIVASPKYFRSVAEEGDLANTTENAIRGQHLGNLPVRVIARGIQQDLTQFGISKSGNDQIEQSWQMGQREMLNISTNSKFIVAKKSDHMIIHDQPELVIQVIRELISNTSHPRSTFAKSKTDD is encoded by the coding sequence ATGAAGCAACGAAGGCGAACTTGGACGAGAATTGTGTTTTGGGTCATCTCTTGCTTACTGCTTGTCGTTATCTCTGGATTTGTGTATGAGTGGATTGCATCCAAACAGGATAAATCGCAATATCCCCCTCCGGGGGAAATGGTCGATGCCGGGAGCCATCAACTTCATATTCGTAAACTTGGTAGCGGCTCTCCGACAATACTGCTTGAATCGGGGAGTGGGGAAAGCAGCTTATCCTGGAGGGATATTCCCGAAAAGCTGTCAACATTCGCAACTGTTGTATCCTATGACCGGGCAGGCTACGCCTGGAGCGAGGAGGCTGCTACTCCACGCACCGGAGAAAATATCGTTCGAGAGCTTCATGTCGCCTTAAAGAATGCAGACATCCAAGCTCCTTATATCCTTGTAGGTCATTCCCTCGGAGGGATGTACTCAAGATTGTACGCACAAACGTACGAGGATGAGGTGGCAGGAATGGTTCTGGTGGATGCCAGGCCCGAGAATGACGCTCGCCGGACCCAGGAGATCTATACCAAGGAACGACCTAAGGTCAATCCCTCGCCGTTAATATCCATTCTCCTAAAAAGGTCAGGGGCTTTTCGTCTGTTCCCTAATTTTATGCTAACTGGTCGTGTCGAGCATCAGGATAGAAAATCGTTTGTGAATATTGTTGCTTCCCCCAAATACTTTCGATCTGTTGCCGAGGAAGGGGATCTGGCGAACACAACCGAAAATGCCATACGTGGGCAGCATTTGGGAAACCTCCCTGTGCGTGTGATTGCCCGGGGCATCCAGCAAGATTTGACTCAGTTCGGTATTAGCAAGAGCGGAAATGATCAGATCGAACAAAGCTGGCAAATGGGGCAGCGTGAAATGCTCAACATCTCTACAAACAGCAAATTTATTGTTGCCAAGAAGAGTGACCATATGATTATCCATGATCAACCCGAGCTGGTCATTCAAGTCATCCGTGAGCTAATCTCCAACACCAGTCACCCGCGGTCAACCTTTGCTAAATCAAAGACAGATGATTAG